The genomic window TTCGGATCGCACTCGCCCGGCCGCTCGTCGAAGGCGCATTCGCCCTCGGCCGGCGTCTCGCGACTCCGCCTCGCCAGCATCCGCACCCTGGCCGTGGTGGCGACCCGAAGGGCCACCCCATGAAGCCAGCTCCCCAGCGAATCCCGGTTCCGCACTTTCCGGGCGCTCCGGGCGAGGACGAGGAAGACGGCCTGGAACGCGTCGTCGGCGTGGTCCCGGTCCCCGAGCACCTGGCGACAGACCCGGAGGACCATGGGCCCATGCCGATTCACGACCTCCTCGAACGCACGCTCCGACTCGTCCTCCCGTCCGTCGAGGAACGCGTCGACCAGAGGGCCATCGCCGAGCTCCCCTCGGCCCGCCCCGGAGAAGGGGATCTGGAGATCCCGGTCCAGCGCCCCGCCGCGCGATTTCGCCATGGCATAGACCCCGCTTCCGTTGAGAAACGCCACCCAGTAGTGCGAGGGGGACGGACGATTCAATCCCTTTTTCTTCGCGGATGATCGGAGATGTCGATTTCGGAAGCCGGGGAGTCGATGCTCTGTCCCGGCCGGTCCTTCGCGGGGCCCTCGCCCTACCGAGCCGCGGCGGGAATGACCGCATCCTCCCATCGCGAAGCGGCCTCATCGGGGCCTCTCGGCGAGCTGCTTCAGGACCTCGCTCAGCGTCTTCTCCACGGCCTGCAGGCGGGCTTCGAGGGCCTTGATGTCGGGCTCGTCCGCCGCGGGGGCCGCGATGGATCCCCTCAGGCGGAGTTCCGCGGCCACGCGATTCTGCACGATCTCGGCGAAGTCGGCGACCGTGCCGCGGCCCGCCTCCATTCGCGCCCGTTCGACCCGCTCGATCTCCTTGAGGCGGTCCACGTGCCTGGCCTGGGCTGCGCGGCGTCCCTCCTCCGCCCGGGACGCCAGCCGTTCCGCCTCCATGAGCCCCTCGCTGGCTTGAACGTAGCGATCGATCGTGATGCGTCCTTCCTCGTAATAGACCCGTTGCGCATCGAGCCGCTGCCGTGCCGCCTCGACGAGGTCCTCGGCCCGCGGCTCCGGGAAGGGCCGATCCAGCAGCACGGAACGGCGGGCGTATCCGAGCTCGGTCGCCACGGCGGCCAGGTCTCTGACGAGCTGCTCCTTCTCAACCGTGCCGTCCCGGGCCCGTGCGAACCTCCCTTTCGCGATGGCTTCCACATCCTCCAGCCTGTGCAGGTGGCGAACCGCCTTGGCGGACCTCGGCTCCTTCCCCAGCATCCCCTCCTCTCCATTGAGCTGGCCCTCTCCCTTGAGCAAGGCCTCCATCGCGATGCGACCTTCCCGGTACGCCTCCACCTTCTCGTCATAATCGGCCCGGGCCTTCGCGAGCTGCTCCGGAATCGCCTCCGGGGTCGTCCAGGTCTTAGGGGCGACGTCCTGCCGCGCGAGCGCGACTGAACTCACCTCGGGACGGTCTGGAAGGGTCGTCGGCCTCGCGCCGCCTTTTCCGTGTTGCGTCTGGGCGACGAGCGCGGCCCCTCCGACGACCATCGAGGCGGCGGGGACGACCGCGAGGGCGGCCAGGGTCAGAGTCCGATACGTCATGGCAGCGAGTACCTCCTTCGCCAGGTTCACCGAGCAAGTCGAGAGGAATGCGGTGGCCATCGACTCGCCCCGCGAGAATCGCGAGGCGGTCTGCACGGTCGCCGACAGCAGCCCCACGGGGATGGCGGCGGGGAAGGCCGCGGTCCCGGCGGCCTCCGCTTCACCCGCCAGCCAGGCGGCGAGCGGGCCCAGCACGGCCGGGACCGTCACCCCGCGGCGGGCGAGACGCCCTCGGAGCTGGTCCCGCCCGCGTGCCAGGCGGCTCCGGACGGTGCCGACGGGGCATTGCAAGCGGGCCGCGGCCTGGTCGTGCGTGAGGCCTTCCAGGTAGCAGAGCACGATCGGCTCGCGATAGGCGTCCCGCAGGCGCACCAGCTCCTCGCGGACGACCTCCGCGTCGTCCTTCCGGCGGTCGTCGTCGGCCGCCTTGCCGGCGGGCTCCCGCGAGTCGAGGTCGAGCTCGTCGGCCGGCCGCTCCTTCCGCCGCCTCTCGAGGAGCCGCGAGCGGGCCGCGGCGGAGACGCGCAACGACACCCCATAGAGCCAGCTCGCGAGCGAATCGCGCCGCCGCACCTTCGCCACGCAGCGGGCGAGCACCAGGAACACGGCCTGGAAGGCGTCGTCCGCCTCGTGAGCGTCGCCCAGCACCTGCCGACAGATCCGTAGGACCATCGGCCCATGCCGCCCCACCAGCAGGCCGAACGCCCGGTCCCGAACCTCCTCCCGGCCCGTCAGGAAGAGCTCGATCAGCCGAGCGTCGCCGTGCTCCTCGCCGGATTCGCCGGAGAAAAGCAACTCGATGTCCTGATGGAGCGATTTCGTCCCCGCGTTCGACATCGGACCGGCTCCTCCCCTCGCGATGCACCGGATCGTCATCCGGTAGTGCATCACACGGGCGAGGACCAATCCCACTTTTTTTGCGAAAGGTCGGCGGCGAAGCTCAATGCATGGCTTCGCCTGTCGGGCGGTCCTCCGCCTCCCAGACCCGGACGGCGCCGTCGGCCGACGCCGACGCGAGGACGCGTCCGTCGGGGCTGAAGGCAAGGCCGTGCACCCGGTCCCGGTGGCCCCGCAGCGTGAGGGCCTCGCGACCGGTCTCGGGATCCCAGATGCGGATCGTGCGGTCCCCCCCGGCGGAGGCCAGCCGCGAGCCGTCCGGGTGGAAGGTGAGCGCCAGGATCCAGTTCGAATGGCCGGCGAGGGTCCGGAGGCGCCGCCCGGTTTCCAGGTCCCACAGCTCGATGACCTTCCCGGCGCCGGCGGAGGCCAGGATGCGGCCGTCGGGACTGACGGCCAGGGCATGGACCGGGCCGCCAGCCTCGGTCACATTGAGCGTGCGCACCAGGCGGCCGCTGCCGTGATCCCAGACGCGGATGAGCCCGTCGCTCCCGGCCGAGATCAGTCGGTCCCCCTTGCGGGTGTAGGCCAGTGCGTGGATCGATCCGACGTGGCCCGAGAGGGTCCGCAGCGGAGATCCGGTCGCCGGATCTCGAAGCGTGATCGACCGGGGCCGGCCGTCGGCCGATGGCATCTTGCCGGACGGCTCCTGGACGACCCGGAGCGGATCGCCGCCGCCCGTCGCCAGGACCTTGCCCGACGGGTGGAACGCAAGGCTCGCGATCCCTTCGTTGTAATCCTCCGCGGAAGCGATCTCGTCGAGCGTCGTCGCATCCAGGATGCGGAGGACGCGATCCGTCCCCGCGACGGCCAGGCGTTGCCCTTCCGGGCTGTAGCGGACGGACAGCGTCGCGGGCCATCCTGTGTGCGGGTCGCGACGGATCGCCCCCGACCTCGGGTTCCAGACGACCAGCGATCGCCTGACTCCCCCCACGGCGAGCTCGACGCCGGAGGGATGGAAGGCGAGGCCGCCGACCCAGCCCGGGCGGTCCGATTCGGCTCCGGCGTGCGGGACCTCGGCCAGCAGCCTGGATCCGGGCTCGTTCCGCAGGTCCCACACCTTGACGCATGCGTCCTGGCTCGCCGAGGCCAGGCGGGATCCGTCCGGGCTGAAACGCACGCTGAAGACCGGGGCGGCGTGCCCGTGGAACGTCGCCTGAAGCTCGCCCGTGCGGGCGTCCCAGACCCGGACGGACCGATCCAGGCACGCCGTCGCGATCCGACGACCATCGGGGCTGTACGCGAGGCCGTCCACGCGGTTGCCGAAGTCGCCGAACCGGAGGCGCTCGGAGCCCGTCTCGATGTCCCAGACGCGGACCACGCGGTCCTCGCCCGCCGACGCGAGGACCGGCTCGGACGGATGGAAGGTCACGGCGCGCACGACGCCCGCATGCCCGCGAAGTACCCTCTCCGCCACATCCCCCGGATCCGCGATGCTCCAGATCCGCACCGCGCCGTCGTCTCCCGCGGAGGCGATCCGGCGGCCGTCCGCGCTCAGGGCGACCCCGAAGACCGGTCCGGCATGGCCGCGGAAGGTTCGCCCGGACGCGGCCGTGCTCGGCCACGGCGACGCCGCCAGGTCCCAGAGCCGGACGATCCCGTCCTGGCCGGAGGAGGCGAGCTTCGTCCCGTCCTCGGAGAACGCGACCGCCGCGGCCCAGCCCCGGTGCGCCTGGAAGGACGCCAGGGTCGATCCGTCCTTCAGCTCGTAAACTCCCAACCAACCGCCCGGACGGGCGACCGCCAGGCGAGTCCCCGACCGATCGAAGGCGAGCCCGTAGCTCAGGCCGTCATGGCCGGGGATGTGACGGATGGCACGGCCCGCCTGAGCATCCCAGAGGAACAGGCCCGCCGGCTCGCCGACGCAGGCGACCTGCTCGCCGTTGGGCTTGAAGGATGCGGCGCAGAGGAATCCGTTATGGCCCCGGAGCGTCAACAACTCGGAATGGAAGCGGCGGCGGAGATGATACCACTCCCAGCCGCGGTGCGGCTCGGGGCACCGATCGAGCCATTCGTCCGCGGAGGACGGGTCGTCGCCCTCCCACGCCCGCTCGGCGGCGGCGACGAGCTCGAAGGCGGAGGATTTGGCCGCCTCCCCCAGCCCGGCCTCCGCCTGGACGCGTCTCGTCGCCTCGGCGTCGCGTTCGGATTCGGCCCTGGCGGCCGTTGCGTGGCCGCGGATGGCGAGGGCCGTCGCGATCGTCGCCACCGCGGCCAGGGCCAGGGACGCGGCCACGGCCGGCCGCCGCCTGGCCCACCGGGCGGCCCGCTCCGCGATCGACGCCGGGCGGGCCCGGATGGGGCGGTCGTCGAGCCATCGCTCCAGGTCTTCGGCCAGCGCCTCCGCGGACGGGTAGCGATCCTCGGGCGACTTGCGGAGGCAGGTCGCCACGATCGTCTCGAGGTCCCTCGGGATGAGCGGATCGATGGACCTCAGGCGGGGCGCCTCGGCCTCGCGGATGAGCTGGAGCGTGGCCACGACGGTCTCGCCGCGGAACAAGGGCCGGCCCGCGAGCATCTCGAAGAGGATCGCCCCCAGAGCGTGGATGTCCACCGCCGTCGAGGCCGAGCGGCTCTTGCCCTCGGCCTGCTCCGGCGCCATGTAGCCGGGCGTGCCGACGACCGATCCGGATGTGGTCAGCCCGTGCGATTCCGCGGACCCGAGGTGCTTCGCCAGTCCGAAGTCCGCCACGACGGGGATCAGCCGGTCGGGAGGGTCGGCGGCCCGGCCCGCGAGCATGATGTTCGCCGGCTTCAGGTCGCGGTGGAGAATCCCTCGTCGATGGGCGTAATGCACGGCCCTGGCGACGGTCGCCATCAGCCGGGCTGAGGCCCGGAAATCGCCGCGGAATCGCCCCATCCAGGCGGCGAGGTCGCCACCTTCGACCAGCTTCATGCTGTAGTAATGATATCCCTCGTGCTCGCCGCTCTCGTAGATGGGCACGATGTTCGGGTGGTCGA from Aquisphaera giovannonii includes these protein-coding regions:
- a CDS encoding RNA polymerase sigma factor; this encodes MSNAGTKSLHQDIELLFSGESGEEHGDARLIELFLTGREEVRDRAFGLLVGRHGPMVLRICRQVLGDAHEADDAFQAVFLVLARCVAKVRRRDSLASWLYGVSLRVSAAARSRLLERRRKERPADELDLDSREPAGKAADDDRRKDDAEVVREELVRLRDAYREPIVLCYLEGLTHDQAAARLQCPVGTVRSRLARGRDQLRGRLARRGVTVPAVLGPLAAWLAGEAEAAGTAAFPAAIPVGLLSATVQTASRFSRGESMATAFLSTCSVNLAKEVLAAMTYRTLTLAALAVVPAASMVVGGAALVAQTQHGKGGARPTTLPDRPEVSSVALARQDVAPKTWTTPEAIPEQLAKARADYDEKVEAYREGRIAMEALLKGEGQLNGEEGMLGKEPRSAKAVRHLHRLEDVEAIAKGRFARARDGTVEKEQLVRDLAAVATELGYARRSVLLDRPFPEPRAEDLVEAARQRLDAQRVYYEEGRITIDRYVQASEGLMEAERLASRAEEGRRAAQARHVDRLKEIERVERARMEAGRGTVADFAEIVQNRVAAELRLRGSIAAPAADEPDIKALEARLQAVEKTLSEVLKQLAERPR
- a CDS encoding WD40 repeat domain-containing serine/threonine protein kinase; the encoded protein is MTSVPAGLPTEGPDRERRLNEAIAAYLEAVERGEAPDRAAILGRAPDLEAELASFFANLDHLERLSPAILPFPASTQQLPPADPPAPSGAVDPPRSIPGPVRYFGDYEILDVLARGGMGIVYRARQVSLDRTIALKMTREGRSASPEDLVRFRLEAGAVALLDHPNIVPIYESGEHEGYHYYSMKLVEGGDLAAWMGRFRGDFRASARLMATVARAVHYAHRRGILHRDLKPANIMLAGRAADPPDRLIPVVADFGLAKHLGSAESHGLTTSGSVVGTPGYMAPEQAEGKSRSASTAVDIHALGAILFEMLAGRPLFRGETVVATLQLIREAEAPRLRSIDPLIPRDLETIVATCLRKSPEDRYPSAEALAEDLERWLDDRPIRARPASIAERAARWARRRPAVAASLALAAVATIATALAIRGHATAARAESERDAEATRRVQAEAGLGEAAKSSAFELVAAAERAWEGDDPSSADEWLDRCPEPHRGWEWYHLRRRFHSELLTLRGHNGFLCAASFKPNGEQVACVGEPAGLFLWDAQAGRAIRHIPGHDGLSYGLAFDRSGTRLAVARPGGWLGVYELKDGSTLASFQAHRGWAAAVAFSEDGTKLASSGQDGIVRLWDLAASPWPSTAASGRTFRGHAGPVFGVALSADGRRIASAGDDGAVRIWSIADPGDVAERVLRGHAGVVRAVTFHPSEPVLASAGEDRVVRVWDIETGSERLRFGDFGNRVDGLAYSPDGRRIATACLDRSVRVWDARTGELQATFHGHAAPVFSVRFSPDGSRLASASQDACVKVWDLRNEPGSRLLAEVPHAGAESDRPGWVGGLAFHPSGVELAVGGVRRSLVVWNPRSGAIRRDPHTGWPATLSVRYSPEGQRLAVAGTDRVLRILDATTLDEIASAEDYNEGIASLAFHPSGKVLATGGGDPLRVVQEPSGKMPSADGRPRSITLRDPATGSPLRTLSGHVGSIHALAYTRKGDRLISAGSDGLIRVWDHGSGRLVRTLNVTEAGGPVHALAVSPDGRILASAGAGKVIELWDLETGRRLRTLAGHSNWILALTFHPDGSRLASAGGDRTIRIWDPETGREALTLRGHRDRVHGLAFSPDGRVLASASADGAVRVWEAEDRPTGEAMH